One window of Mus caroli chromosome 11, CAROLI_EIJ_v1.1, whole genome shotgun sequence genomic DNA carries:
- the LOC115032323 gene encoding uncharacterized protein LOC115032323 codes for MPRESLENFRKNACQRRLSQKKGSLDPKLEKYRDTNDELASEGEAHLEKEAAKYYDGIGFLAHLLLHLGPLLKEMLQMDMQVHKLELEIKLQKLTNELQDLTKSGVSSLCGPHATALPHPPLRQPREAAAWRGDTAARRCPVRSSSRSVRVARPGPGVQGRRPAVPVPRRLPGPAAAGGAERPGRREVAVAIRTSCLRGHLGQPRRTWTASPDRCASRRGRSALKACRSSTARAARLSCTPLPQLKDTTSNEQQELFCQKLQQCCLLFDFMDSVSDLKSKEIKRATLNELVEYVSTNRGVIVELAYSDTVKMISANIFRTLPPSDNPDFDPEEDYSAC; via the exons ATGCCCAGGGAGAGCTTGGAGAACTTCAGGAAGAATGCCTGTCAGAGAAGGCTTTCCCAGAAAAAAGGCTCTCTTGACCCTAAATTAGAAAAGTACAGAGACACTAATGATGAGCTAGCTTCGGAGGGAGAAGCTCATTTAGAAAAAGAGGCTGCCAAATATTATGATGGGATTGGCTTCCTTGcacaccttctgctccacctagGGCCTTTACTGAAGGAGATGCTGCAGATGGATATGCAAGTACATAAACTAGAGTTGGAAATTAAGctgcagaaattgactaatgagctacAGGATCTAACAAAG TCGGGCGTCAGCAGTTTATGCGGCCCGCACGCCAccgccctcccccaccctcccctccgCCAGCCCCGGGAGGCCGCTGCCTGGCGCGGGGACACGGCCGCGAGGCGCTGCCCGGTGAGGAGCAGCTCGCGGAGCGTGAGGGTGGCGCGGCCTGGGCCCGGGGTGCAGGGGCGCAGACCCGCCGTGCCCGTCCCCCGCCGATTGCCCGGGCCAGCCGCTGCGGGAGGGGCCGAGCGCCCGGGTCGCCGAGAAGTCGCCGTCGCCATTCGCACCAGTTGCCTGCGCGGCCATCTCGGTCAGCCTCGGAGAACGTGGACGGCTTCACCTGATCGGTGCGCAAGTCGTAGAGGCAGAAGCGCTCTCAAGGCTTGTCGCAGTTCCACAGCCAGGGCAGCCAGGCTGAGCTGCACCCCTCTGCCCCAGCTCAAAGATACCACTTCAAATGAACAGCAAGAGCTTTTCTGCCAGAAGCTACAACAATGCTGTCTACTGTTTGATTTCATGGACTCTGTTTCAGACTTGAAgagcaaagaaattaaaagagcAACACTGAATGAACTGGTTGAGTATGTTTCAACTAATCGTGGTGTAATTGTTGAATTAGCGTATTCTGATACAGTAAAAATGATCAGTGCTAACATCTTCCGGACACTTCCTCCAAGTGATAATCCAGATTTTGACCCGGAAGAGGATTATTCTGCCTGTTGA